The Populus nigra chromosome 4, ddPopNigr1.1, whole genome shotgun sequence genome contains the following window.
atatatttgaatcacattcaaaataaaataaaataataaattcttgggtaaattttttttaatggttaagTTAACATCTTGAAATTATAAACTCGCCCTCTGCAActtttacatttaaattttgatctttGAAGTACTTTTTTCatgaatataaaaagattatgaGATCTTTTAGGTATAATAAGATTTGCATTGACTgaaaaaagaaggggaaaatgagacaaaaaaaaatgttcacgACAAAAATGAAGAAtcctaaaaaacaatattacattaaaagtttttaaataaattgtatcGATTGAGTGAtgccccccccctccccccccaaATTTAGTAATTAAGTCACGGTAGTTATTCGAATCCTTgaaagttaataatttttttattttttaaaaattatttttaatattagtatatcaaaataatttaaaaatattaaaaatatactaatttaaaataaaaattaatataattttttttaatgtttttttaaaatgttttcgaAACTCAATGCTAAACAGGAAGTAAATCTTTAGCAGCACGGTAATGATTAGAGCCTGCGGGCTCCCTTTGGTtcacaataaataaacaataagttAAAGGACGAGTATGGAAGGAATAATCAATTAACGAGACACAATGAGAGGGATGAAACTTATTTGTTGGCAGGCATCTTTCCCGCAGTGTAAATTACCTTCGGCTAAAGCTTGCGAAAGCATAAAATGCCGGTTGCCTCTTCCACTCCACTCTGTGTTAAAATATTATAGAGAGGGGAAATGGAAAGAATTGTTGTTTGCGTGCATTTTCCAcgctttcccttttctttttaatcagaAAATTCCTTGTGATTACGTAGTCGATAGACGTTCATTTTTCAATCGAGTTTTTATTAGATGAAGTTCCCACTTGTTCTTAAAAGAGATTCCACCAAGTATTTTGCAACAATCTTCAAAACTGGTGTAGGGGTACGATGTTGCAAGGGCgaaatataattatgaatatttCATGGATATAAGTATAAGATGCTGCAAATTCCTCCTCCATCATCCACAGGCAAAAGGTCTTGCTCAATCGTTTTtagcgctctctctctctctctctctttattgaCTTGTTCACTCTGTCCTTACCATGTCAAACGGACAAGAAGGCACGGACGTGATCTATGAATTAGTTCTTGTATCTTCACCACGAGATATCCAGAATACAAAAAGATTTAAGAAATTGGCAAAAGGAAGGACAAATCCACACATTAGCAAcccataaagaaataaaatgcataGCAATGGACGGCCTCAAAAGTCAGGCAAATCAATTGCTAAAGGACAAAGAATCTCTCTCTCTGGCCCAAGACCCATCAAGTGGTGAGTCGCCCCTTGGCTATAAAACACTGGATTCTTACCCTCAAGAAAGAAACCTGCGCAAAAGTGGCGATTTTTCTTGCGAGAAGGGCAAAGTCAATCCCAACTTCGGAAAATTTAGAGTACGCAAAGTACAAACATTAATGGCGTTCCGTTCCTTTCGACTTGCGTTTGTCCgagtgttttatatatatataaaagcgacaaaagcaagaaagaaaaaaagaggaagacaAAAAAGCAAAAGTCATCACGTGACTTTCACGTGGCTAATCTTATCCTTCTCTTAAAGATCATAGGACTAATGTCCACAAATTATTCACCAGGTGTCAACATCTCCACCCGTATTATCATTTTCTAGGACCCCACACTAGTGCTGGACTGTGCTAGCACCTAGCCTAATTGCTCCAACCCTACACACAAACGAAAGTCACTCACCGTGATAGAGCTCGCCTGATGACCGGTGCCAGCATAGCTGGTGCGCTTAAATGGGGCAAATGCCCCTCAGTTCTTAACATTTCCACAGTAGCTTTGCCACCCAAATGATTCTTCAAATACTTGGCCACTGATGCTGGGACAGATACATCCTTCGATGTCTGAATTATACAACATGGTACTTTGACGAGGCCTAGTATCCCTCTTAGATCACTATTAAAAACGGTCCTCGACACAAATAAAGTAATATCTGGTCTCATGTTGAAAAGCGTTCGGCTAAATTCTCTGACAGCAGCTGGTACATCAGCTCCTACTGCTAATGGTGCAAAACCTTTGACCCAAGCCTCATAATTAGCCTCCATTGCTACAAAAACAGACTCGATTTCTTCTTGCTCGAATCCTCCATGGTAGTCTTTATCATTCAAAAATCTGATggaatatattttcaagaaaacctTTGATCAATCAACCAATTCCTCAGCTAAATTAAATAGACCATAGACTACACACAAACATCAATATCAAGTCCATGTCTATAGAAAAGAAAGCTactttttttgtgtgtaaatGCAAAATTGGGCAAAAGCCTTTACCTTGGCGATGCTCCTATCATAATAAGCTTGGTGAAGAGCTCTGGACGTCTAATGGATGCCAGAATACCGATCATTGCAGAAACAGAGTGACCCACATAAAAGCACCGGTCAACGCCAAGAGTGTCAAGAATGTTGAGCAAGTCATCGACATAAGCTTCAAGATTAGTGTAGCgtctaaaattgaaataatcagGATTGACACTACCAGCACATACAAGATCAAACAGAATCACCCGATAGTATGGTGTGAAGAAAGGGAGAATGCGTTGCCAAGCGGACTGGTCGGTGCCAAATCCATGGGCAAAAACCAGAAATTTTTCACCTTGGCCTTCGACACGGACATTGAGAGCGTCTAAGA
Protein-coding sequences here:
- the LOC133691212 gene encoding probable strigolactone esterase DAD2, with the translated sequence MGSHILDALNVRVEGQGEKFLVFAHGFGTDQSAWQRILPFFTPYYRVILFDLVCAGSVNPDYFNFRRYTNLEAYVDDLLNILDTLGVDRCFYVGHSVSAMIGILASIRRPELFTKLIMIGASPRFLNDKDYHGGFEQEEIESVFVAMEANYEAWVKGFAPLAVGADVPAAVREFSRTLFNMRPDITLFVSRTVFNSDLRGILGLVKVPCCIIQTSKDVSVPASVAKYLKNHLGGKATVEMLRTEGHLPHLSAPAMLAPVIRRALSR